The Metabacillus schmidteae nucleotide sequence GGTACAGTCCCAACTGGAACAGGTGAATTACGAATGATCCATTCTCTTGTTGTGTGAATGTTTTTTCCAGTTGATAAATCCATGATCGTATCGGCACCCCAGCGGATTGCCCATGTCATTTTTTCAACTTCATTCTCGATAGAAGAGGTAACGGCAGAATTTCCAATATTTGCATTGATTTTCACATGAAAATTTTTACCTATAATCATTGGTTCACTTTCAGGATGATTAATATTTGCCGGAATTATTGCGCGCCCACAAGCAACTTCATCCCGAACAAATTCAGGATCCATTTTCTCACGAATCGCGATAAATTCCATTTCTGGTGTAATTATTCCTTGTCTTGCATAGTGTAGCTGAGTAACTCTTTTTCCTTTTTTAGCTACAAGTGGTGTAGTAGACTCTGACGGGAATATATCAGTCGAAGATGGAAATAGAGTTTTATAGCCATTATCTTCAGGTTTGCTTTTTCGACCTGCATAATGTTCAACATCTTGTCGGCTCTTAATCCAGTTATCTCTTATTTTGCGAAGGCCCTTAGAAATATTAATATCAGCATTTTGATCTGTATAAGGCCCGCTTGTATCATAAACACGTATAGGTTGATTTTCTTTTTCATCAAAAGTACTTTTCGTTTTATCCTGTGAGATTTCCCTCATTGGTACTTGAATGTCAGGTTTACTACCTTGTACATAAATTTTTTTGCTGCCAGAGAATGGTTGTTTAACATTAATCTTCATCTAATCTCCTCCTAGAATATTAGTTATGTGATCACAACGGAAGGAAATAAAAAACGGGCTCTGATATACAGAACCCGTTAGGTAGATGTAGGAAAAATAAAATAAAGGGGCGTGTGCGAAGACCCTTTTATAAACTATTCCTACTTCCCTACGCTGGTATCATCCAGATCAGGTTCGAAGGGTCAAAGAACTTCGAGCGCGTTCTTCTCTCAGTCCAAGCTAATGGACTCCCCTAGTAGATAATGGAAATTTAATTAAATTCCAAGAATAATCATATCACACTGAAGATGTAAGTCAACAGAATCTTTTTTACTATCTGAATATTCGTGAAAAACGAGGACCTCCACTCTTGAATGAGTAGAAGTCCTCGTTTTCTTAATAGGAACTAGTTAGATAGTAATAATAAAATAGGAAGAAATTGCTAGGGTGAAATTTCACCTTAAACTTTTATCGGAATTTTTTGTAATAGAATTATGTAGTTTATTCAATCTATTTTTCCATTCTTTAGAAAGAGTATCTAATGATAAAATGGCTTCAATCTGTCTAATATTTTCTTTATCATGAAAGAAGGTATGATGGATGGTGCTTATGGATAATCCTTTTGGATGTTTTTCAAGTAATTTAATAGAGGAATTAGAATAAATCGTACCTTCTTCTAACACTCGAAAAAAATATCCAGTGTAGCCGTGTTCAATAATTTTATTTAAAAGGGTAGGTATGTTTGTGTATTTATTAATTGTTGAGCATGGAAACCTACCTTGTGAAACCTGAACAATTGCCTCACCAATTTGATAAATATCTCCAATATTTACATCAGATTCGGTCATACCTTTTAGAGTTAAATTTTCACCGAAAGCAGCTTTAGGGAGAATGTGTTGATAGAGTTGTCCCCAAAATCCATAATGTTCATAAGCATATACACAAATTACACGTTCCGATCCTCCATGGAATTCATGATTTTCAACATCATCACCAATAATTCCATTCAACGTGACATTTAGCTCAGATACTTGATTTTTAGCTATACCTGATTTATATTCCTTTCCCTTATAGGTAAGAGTAGAGGGTGTTCCTTTACTTAACCAAACAATTTCATGATTCAAAGAATTCACTTCCCTTAAGACGAATTGGAGAAAAAGTTTCTGCCTTTTTATATAGATGATTCGATGAAAAATACATCAAGGTTTCCCATTGATGTATTTATACATTTTACTTATAATATTCTAATGATTTTCTTTCGGTTTACTTATAGCTTTGCTCTCAGCCATTTTTATATTCAGTAATTCATCTAAGTGTTGACTTGCTATTAATGTTCGATGTGAATTTAGGCCATCTTCTTTGGCAATTAAAAACATCTTGTTACGATATTCCTCTATTACGGTATCTAATGTTTTCACAATGAACACCTCACAGTATACATCTAGGTAAATTGATCCTAGTATTTTTATTATCTGATATTTTAAAAGAAAGTAAATAGAATACTGTGTTTTTTTTCCTATTTTCAAAAAAAAAAGTCGAAATATTATATAAAGTGAATCAATAGCAGGGAGGCTTTGTGGATTTTTTAATTGAAGAAAAGTGATAAATGTCCTGGTTAAAGGGG carries:
- a CDS encoding aspartyl-phosphate phosphatase Spo0E family protein, which codes for MKTLDTVIEEYRNKMFLIAKEDGLNSHRTLIASQHLDELLNIKMAESKAISKPKENH
- a CDS encoding MOSC domain-containing protein, giving the protein MNSLNHEIVWLSKGTPSTLTYKGKEYKSGIAKNQVSELNVTLNGIIGDDVENHEFHGGSERVICVYAYEHYGFWGQLYQHILPKAAFGENLTLKGMTESDVNIGDIYQIGEAIVQVSQGRFPCSTINKYTNIPTLLNKIIEHGYTGYFFRVLEEGTIYSNSSIKLLEKHPKGLSISTIHHTFFHDKENIRQIEAILSLDTLSKEWKNRLNKLHNSITKNSDKSLR